Proteins encoded together in one Candidatus Acidiferrales bacterium window:
- a CDS encoding PAS domain S-box protein, producing the protein MLYEYVSIGYSATNLLLAVIIYLKATRSLIVKFYLFLVSCLIVFGACGFLSTVITSNYAIAVTGALSSFLFALFPFFFLHFMIIMVRREELLQSPLTVAAVYFAGLFSYTLELIGLIPKPTVIGVGLSSIGYVFLVTWMSVAFSIGIAILFTFLKGFSEKGTKSNLIVGGFACLLLLLPGPFTESIFNAFFPKNMELYIFTSLLSLVVALYFVFRHKIIINTLYDAMKSALTFMSDVLFRMDDDLNIQFVRGGSLAVLGYQESELLGKNLLAFTQQGEAIRTYKENAIGGKEDEVVVDVDFVSKSGNTVPMNLSLTIVLEAGQTVGFVGVGRDITERRRSELLQAALVRLAEITRVTDNLNEFCKAIHEVVAHLIPAKNFYIALRDSLSNSLFYPYYVNEVFDGPEKQPGLDAFNEQAALSGSPSILTVNESSDMDTKEAGNAVRKMPVDWLGVPLKTASGTIGVLGIQNFTTMTRFSDREKNLLSLLSGQIAAAIERKRSDEKIREQATLLDKSQDAITLETLDGIITYWNEGATKIFGWKSEDAIGKKLESLMKDKMPQGSSAARNKTLKESEWAGEMTSFNRSGDELILDCRWKLLTDIEGNPRTIMTICTDITDRKKLESQFMRAQRLESIGTLAGGIAHDLNNVLSPIMMSVRALKRRLNDDQSEKILQAIESSAKRGADMVRQVLMFGRGAKGERVILQPRHVVREIVSIANETLPKSIRVDQYIPKDLWTILGDATQLHQVLLNLCVNARDAMSEGGVLTLSAENTILNEESAKMNIDAKPGKYVLIAVSDTGVGIPPGLLDKIFEPFFTTKEVGKGTGLGLSTALAIVKAHGGFINVFSEINKGTSFKIYLPATELEEVSTAVETDLDQYVGHGEMILVVDDESSIREIARATLEAYHYQVVLAGDGAEAIAVFVKNMEEVRAVIIDNMMPILDGKSAVSALKRMETEVKIIATSGLQEEASAGFAGQIDAFISKPFTGEKLLKTVYEVLNED; encoded by the coding sequence ATGCTATATGAGTATGTTTCCATCGGTTACTCTGCGACGAATTTATTGCTTGCGGTCATCATATACCTCAAAGCCACCAGAAGTCTAATCGTAAAGTTTTACCTTTTTCTTGTGAGCTGCTTGATTGTGTTCGGCGCGTGTGGTTTCCTATCAACCGTTATTACTTCGAATTATGCAATCGCCGTGACAGGTGCATTGAGTTCTTTTCTTTTCGCGCTGTTTCCTTTTTTCTTCCTCCATTTTATGATAATCATGGTGCGCCGGGAGGAACTACTGCAGTCTCCGCTTACTGTCGCTGCTGTCTATTTTGCAGGTCTCTTTAGCTACACGCTGGAGCTGATAGGCCTGATTCCTAAACCGACCGTTATCGGCGTAGGCCTTTCATCGATCGGCTACGTGTTTCTTGTGACGTGGATGTCCGTCGCATTCAGCATTGGCATCGCGATACTGTTCACGTTTCTGAAGGGGTTCAGCGAAAAGGGGACGAAGTCGAATCTCATTGTGGGTGGGTTTGCATGTCTGCTGCTGCTGCTCCCAGGACCTTTTACGGAATCGATATTCAATGCTTTTTTTCCGAAGAACATGGAATTGTACATCTTCACGTCTCTTCTCTCCTTGGTCGTGGCTCTGTACTTCGTGTTCCGGCACAAAATAATTATCAACACTCTTTACGATGCCATGAAATCTGCGCTGACGTTCATGAGTGATGTCCTGTTCCGGATGGATGATGACCTTAATATTCAGTTTGTCCGCGGCGGGTCGTTGGCGGTTCTTGGTTATCAAGAGAGTGAGCTTTTGGGAAAAAATCTTCTGGCGTTTACTCAGCAGGGAGAAGCCATTCGGACATACAAGGAAAATGCCATCGGCGGGAAAGAGGACGAGGTCGTGGTCGATGTGGATTTTGTTTCGAAGAGCGGCAACACCGTGCCCATGAATTTGTCGCTAACCATCGTGCTTGAGGCAGGACAGACTGTAGGTTTTGTCGGAGTGGGAAGGGATATCACGGAGCGGCGCCGTTCGGAGCTGCTGCAGGCTGCGCTCGTCAGACTTGCCGAAATTACCCGCGTTACCGACAACCTAAATGAATTCTGCAAAGCGATACACGAAGTTGTTGCGCACCTTATACCGGCAAAAAACTTCTACATCGCCCTGCGCGATTCCCTTAGCAATAGTTTATTTTATCCTTATTACGTAAACGAAGTTTTTGACGGACCGGAGAAGCAGCCGGGGCTTGATGCCTTTAACGAACAGGCGGCATTAAGCGGCAGTCCATCGATTCTAACGGTGAACGAGAGCAGCGACATGGATACGAAGGAGGCAGGCAATGCGGTCCGGAAAATGCCGGTTGATTGGCTTGGCGTCCCCCTGAAGACTGCTTCGGGTACGATCGGAGTACTGGGGATACAGAATTTTACCACTATGACGAGATTCAGCGATCGGGAAAAGAATTTGTTGTCATTGTTGTCCGGGCAGATTGCTGCAGCGATCGAGAGAAAACGATCCGACGAAAAAATCCGTGAACAGGCAACTCTGTTGGACAAATCTCAGGACGCAATCACGCTGGAGACACTGGATGGTATAATAACTTATTGGAACGAAGGCGCGACGAAGATTTTCGGATGGAAGAGCGAAGATGCGATAGGAAAGAAATTGGAATCGCTTATGAAAGACAAAATGCCGCAAGGCTCGAGCGCGGCGCGCAACAAGACTCTGAAGGAAAGCGAATGGGCCGGTGAGATGACCTCATTCAACCGGAGCGGTGATGAGTTAATTCTGGATTGCAGATGGAAGCTGCTGACAGACATCGAAGGCAATCCGAGAACAATAATGACAATATGCACCGACATAACTGATCGGAAAAAACTTGAATCGCAGTTCATGCGCGCACAACGACTGGAAAGCATAGGCACGCTCGCGGGCGGCATTGCGCACGATCTCAACAATGTTTTATCGCCCATCATGATGTCAGTGAGGGCATTGAAACGCCGCCTTAACGACGATCAGAGCGAGAAAATTTTGCAGGCGATCGAGTCGAGCGCAAAACGCGGCGCAGATATGGTACGACAGGTCCTTATGTTTGGAAGGGGCGCTAAGGGCGAGCGCGTCATACTCCAGCCTCGCCATGTCGTGAGGGAAATAGTGAGCATCGCGAACGAGACTTTGCCGAAGTCGATACGCGTCGATCAGTATATCCCTAAAGATTTATGGACGATCCTGGGAGACGCAACTCAGCTTCACCAGGTTCTTCTTAATCTCTGTGTAAACGCTCGAGACGCGATGTCCGAGGGTGGAGTTCTGACATTAAGCGCGGAGAATACAATTCTCAATGAAGAGTCCGCCAAGATGAACATAGATGCGAAACCGGGGAAATATGTTTTGATTGCGGTTAGTGATACCGGTGTCGGAATACCGCCGGGACTGCTGGATAAAATCTTCGAGCCTTTCTTTACTACCAAGGAAGTTGGCAAGGGAACCGGACTCGGTTTGTCGACTGCGCTGGCGATTGTGAAAGCACATGGCGGATTCATAAACGTTTTCAGCGAAATCAACAAAGGAACTTCTTTCAAGATCTATTTGCCTGCAACTGAGCTTGAAGAGGTTTCGACTGCCGTGGAGACCGATCTTGATCAGTACGTCGGACATGGTGAAATGATACTCGTCGTTGATGATGAATCGTCCATAAGAGAAATTGCACGGGCCACTCTCGAGGCATATCATTATCAAGTGGTTCTGGCGGGCGACGGTGCCGAAGCGATAGCTGTGTTTGTCAAGAACATGGAAGAGGTAAGAGCCGTCATCATAGACAATATGATGCCGATCCTGGATGGCAAGTCGGCAGTGTCTGCACTTAAACGAATGGAAACGGAAGTGAAGATAATTGCGACAAGCGGTTTGCAGGAAGAAGCTTCTGCAGGCTTCGCGGGTCAGATCGATGCATTCATCAGTAAACCTTTTACCGGAGAAAAACTTCTTAAGACGGTGTACGAGGTTCTGAACGAGGATTGA
- a CDS encoding acyl-CoA dehydrogenase family protein, producing METTQKLSYKKGGSFLIEETKPEEVFTPEDFTEQHKMIADTTRDFVDNEVMPNLGKLEELDYDLTVKLLRKAGEIGLLSVDIPEEYGGLGLDKTSSMLVAENLGKTGSFAVSHGAHAGIGTLPIVYFGTENQKQKYLPKFGTGEMISSYSLSEPGSGSDALSAKATAMLSVDGKSFSLNGTKMWLSNAGFADVYITFAQVDGDKFTSFILEKHYRGISLGKEEKKMGIKGSSTRALNLDNVQVPAENVVGEIGKGHRVALNILNIGRFKLGAGVIGGAKSIITEAVKYAKTRKQFNAPIISFGLIKNKLGEMAIRTFAGESMVYRTAGLIDSILQHIDKKMPDANTLALKGIEEYAVECSIIKVYASEILNYVADEGVQIFGGYGFTEEYPVARPYRDSRINRIFEGTNEINRLLIPSMLIRRAMKGELPLMAASQKLTDELISFSVNESSYDGVLAGEMALAANAKKVGLLAAGVAFQKYMNNLEHEQEVIWHISDIAMESYAMESVLLRVKKMSEPIPSGQTKVKRDASLYVDIARAFVYDALERVESHAKAALAIIADGDMLRTYLTAVRRLLKYVPINSAYIRRTVTDKLAEADKYSL from the coding sequence ATGGAAACGACACAAAAGCTGAGCTACAAAAAAGGCGGCAGCTTCCTTATCGAGGAAACGAAGCCCGAAGAAGTATTCACTCCCGAAGATTTCACTGAGCAGCATAAGATGATTGCCGATACGACAAGAGATTTTGTCGATAACGAGGTAATGCCAAACTTGGGAAAGTTGGAGGAGCTGGACTATGATCTTACAGTGAAGCTCCTCCGGAAAGCAGGGGAGATAGGACTTCTATCGGTCGATATCCCGGAAGAATACGGCGGACTTGGACTCGACAAAACAAGCTCGATGCTTGTGGCGGAGAATCTCGGCAAGACGGGATCGTTTGCAGTAAGTCATGGCGCACATGCCGGGATCGGGACGTTACCAATTGTCTATTTCGGGACGGAAAATCAGAAACAAAAATATCTTCCGAAGTTCGGGACGGGGGAGATGATATCTTCGTATTCGCTTTCCGAGCCGGGTTCCGGCAGCGATGCGCTGTCCGCCAAAGCGACGGCGATGTTGTCCGTCGACGGAAAGTCCTTTTCCCTCAACGGGACAAAGATGTGGCTTTCTAATGCCGGCTTTGCGGATGTGTATATAACCTTCGCTCAGGTCGACGGCGATAAGTTCACTTCGTTTATTCTTGAAAAACATTACAGAGGCATTTCGCTCGGCAAGGAAGAGAAAAAGATGGGGATCAAGGGTTCATCGACGCGTGCTCTTAATCTTGACAATGTGCAGGTGCCTGCAGAAAACGTTGTCGGCGAAATTGGAAAGGGGCATCGGGTCGCTTTGAACATACTTAATATTGGAAGGTTCAAGCTCGGAGCCGGTGTGATCGGCGGAGCGAAGTCCATAATAACAGAAGCGGTGAAATACGCGAAGACACGGAAACAGTTTAATGCTCCAATTATTTCGTTCGGGCTGATTAAAAATAAGCTCGGCGAAATGGCGATAAGAACTTTTGCAGGTGAATCCATGGTGTATCGAACCGCCGGATTGATAGACTCCATACTGCAGCACATCGATAAGAAAATGCCCGACGCGAATACGCTGGCATTGAAAGGTATCGAAGAATACGCCGTCGAGTGCAGCATCATAAAGGTTTACGCATCCGAAATCTTGAATTACGTTGCCGATGAAGGCGTACAAATCTTTGGCGGCTATGGATTTACCGAAGAATACCCGGTAGCGAGACCTTATCGTGATTCGAGAATCAACAGGATATTTGAAGGTACAAACGAAATCAATCGTCTCCTCATCCCATCCATGCTTATTCGCCGTGCCATGAAAGGAGAATTGCCTCTGATGGCGGCGAGTCAAAAATTGACGGATGAACTTATCTCATTCTCCGTAAATGAATCATCATACGATGGTGTATTGGCCGGTGAAATGGCGCTTGCTGCAAATGCCAAGAAAGTCGGGTTGCTCGCTGCAGGTGTTGCATTTCAAAAATACATGAATAATCTAGAACACGAACAGGAAGTGATCTGGCATATAAGCGACATCGCCATGGAATCCTACGCAATGGAAAGCGTGTTATTGAGGGTGAAAAAGATGTCGGAACCGATCCCTTCGGGGCAGACGAAAGTCAAGAGAGACGCATCGCTATACGTAGACATCGCGAGGGCTTTCGTTTATGACGCACTTGAAAGAGTGGAGAGCCACGCGAAGGCTGCGCTTGCGATCATTGCGGACGGCGATATGCTGCGTACGTACCTCACTGCTGTTCGCCGTCTGTTGAAATATGTGCCGATAAATTCGGCTTATATCCGTCGTACCGTCACAGATAAGCTTGCAGAAGCTGATAAGTATAGCTTGTAG
- a CDS encoding GNAT family protein: protein MDNFNSLILEGRRVTLRSVRLEDANELFRIITESREHLERWLPWVDYIRSVDDESHIVEQWTYEMQMKTAIHFCINAESQTAGLVSTHQIDWMNQRTSIGYWIKAGMANKGIITESTAVVMEYVFEKLNLHRIYIQAATGNAPSNRVIQKLGFKHEGVLRENERLREHYLDHNIYGMTKGDFSKIKPSLSKYFK from the coding sequence ATGGACAATTTCAACTCGTTGATCCTCGAAGGAAGAAGAGTCACACTCCGCTCGGTTCGATTGGAGGATGCAAACGAGCTTTTCAGAATCATAACAGAATCCCGTGAACATCTCGAAAGATGGCTGCCATGGGTCGATTACATCCGTTCCGTCGACGACGAAAGCCATATCGTGGAACAATGGACATACGAGATGCAAATGAAAACCGCAATACATTTTTGTATAAACGCCGAGAGCCAGACTGCTGGGCTGGTCAGCACGCATCAGATCGACTGGATGAACCAGCGGACAAGCATAGGATATTGGATCAAAGCGGGGATGGCAAATAAGGGCATAATTACGGAATCGACCGCGGTAGTGATGGAATATGTCTTCGAAAAGTTAAACCTGCACAGAATCTATATTCAAGCCGCAACTGGAAATGCTCCCAGCAATCGCGTGATTCAAAAATTGGGCTTCAAACATGAAGGAGTTCTCCGAGAGAACGAACGGTTGAGAGAACATTACCTGGATCATAATATTTACGGAATGACTAAAGGTGACTTTTCAAAAATAAAACCAAGTCTTTCCAAATACTTCAAGTAG